Proteins from one Mycobacterium adipatum genomic window:
- the inhA gene encoding NADH-dependent enoyl-ACP reductase InhA — MTGFLEGKRILVTGIITDSSIAFHIAKQAQEAGAELVLTGFDRLKLIQRIADRLPNPAPLLELDVQNSEHLDSLAGRITEVIGEGNKLDGVVHSIGFMPQTGMGVNPFFDAPYEDVAKGIHISAYSYAALAKATLPVLNRGGSIVGMDFDPTRAMPAYNWMTVAKSALESVNRFVAREAGPFGVRSNLVAAGPIRTLAMSAIVGGALGAEAGDQMRLLEEGWDQRAPVGWNMKDPTPVAKTVCAVLSDWLPATTGTVIYADGGASTQLL; from the coding sequence ATGACCGGCTTTCTCGAAGGTAAGCGCATCCTGGTCACCGGGATCATCACCGACAGCTCGATCGCGTTCCACATCGCCAAGCAGGCCCAGGAGGCCGGCGCAGAGCTGGTGCTGACCGGGTTCGACCGGCTCAAGCTCATCCAGCGCATCGCCGACCGGCTGCCCAATCCGGCTCCGCTGCTGGAGCTGGACGTGCAGAACTCCGAGCATCTGGACTCGCTGGCCGGGCGCATCACCGAGGTGATCGGCGAGGGCAACAAGCTCGACGGCGTGGTGCACTCCATCGGTTTCATGCCGCAGACCGGGATGGGGGTGAACCCGTTCTTCGACGCGCCCTACGAGGACGTCGCCAAGGGCATCCACATCTCGGCGTACTCCTACGCCGCACTGGCCAAGGCCACCCTGCCGGTGCTCAACCGTGGCGGCAGCATCGTGGGCATGGACTTCGACCCCACCCGGGCGATGCCCGCCTACAACTGGATGACGGTGGCCAAGAGCGCACTGGAGTCGGTGAACCGCTTCGTCGCCCGCGAGGCCGGCCCGTTCGGTGTGCGCTCCAATCTGGTTGCCGCCGGTCCGATCCGGACCCTGGCCATGAGCGCCATCGTCGGTGGGGCGCTGGGCGCCGAGGCCGGTGACCAGATGCGGCTGCTGGAGGAGGGCTGGGATCAGCGCGCCCCGGTCGGCTGGAACATGAAGGACCCGACCCCGGTCGCCAAGACGGTCTGCGCCGTGCTGTCGGACTGGCTGCCCGCCACCACCGGCACCGTCATCTACGCCGACGGCGGCGCCAGCACCCAGCTGTTGTAG
- a CDS encoding AraC family transcriptional regulator, whose protein sequence is MTQTPLAELAHRIAAHARPEMTTAIDGLLVASVADTSPEYSLTDPLLVVMAQGGKRLLLGDRVFEYRAGEVLVVTAQLPVSGHFIDCDARSPALAAGLVLRPPAIAELLLRGGPAPRRGDVRTAMATGPADPDLLDALLRMVRLLDSPAHAAVLAPLIEQEILWRLLRGPHAELVAQIGSAGSSVTHINRTIRWIRENYAEPLRIGDLAAMAGMSSSAYHRHFRSITELSPLQFQKRIRLQEARALLVAEAGDIAGVGHLVGYDSPTQFSREYRRMFGAPPGRDVARLTADRAVGAVHLP, encoded by the coding sequence GTGACGCAAACCCCGCTGGCCGAGCTCGCCCACCGCATCGCGGCGCATGCCCGGCCGGAGATGACGACGGCCATCGACGGACTGCTGGTCGCCAGCGTCGCGGACACGTCGCCGGAGTACTCGTTGACCGACCCGCTGTTGGTGGTGATGGCGCAGGGCGGCAAACGCCTGCTGCTGGGCGATCGGGTGTTCGAATACCGGGCCGGGGAGGTGTTGGTGGTCACGGCCCAGCTGCCGGTCAGCGGGCACTTCATCGACTGCGACGCCCGCTCGCCTGCGCTGGCCGCCGGGTTGGTGTTGCGCCCACCGGCGATCGCGGAGCTGCTGTTGCGCGGTGGTCCGGCGCCGCGCCGCGGCGATGTGCGGACCGCGATGGCGACCGGCCCCGCCGATCCGGACCTGCTCGACGCGCTGCTGCGGATGGTGCGGCTGCTGGACAGCCCCGCCCACGCCGCGGTGTTGGCACCCTTGATCGAACAGGAGATCCTGTGGCGGCTGCTGCGCGGTCCGCACGCCGAGCTGGTGGCCCAGATCGGTTCGGCGGGAAGCTCTGTGACGCATATCAATCGGACCATCCGGTGGATCAGGGAGAACTACGCCGAGCCGCTGCGCATCGGTGACCTGGCGGCCATGGCCGGGATGAGCAGCTCGGCGTATCACCGGCACTTCCGCAGCATCACCGAGTTGAGCCCGCTGCAGTTCCAGAAACGCATCCGGCTGCAGGAGGCCCGTGCGCTGCTCGTCGCCGAGGCCGGTGACATCGCCGGAGTCGGCCACCTCGTCGGGTACGACAGCCCCACCCAGTTCAGCCGGGAGTACCGCCGCATGTTCGGCGCGCCACCCGGACGTGATGTGGCCCGGCTGACCGCGGACCGCGCGGTGGGCGCCGTCCATCTCCCGTGA
- a CDS encoding VWA domain-containing protein yields MTLPLLGPMSLSGFEHKWFFLFLLAVAGLVALYIVVQRARQKRILRFANMELLETVAPQQPTRWRHLPAILLVSALVLLTVAMAGPTHDVRIPRNRAVVMLVIDVSQSMRATDVAPSRLVAAQEAAKQFADQLTPGINLGLIAYAGTATVLVSPTTNREATKNGIDKLQLADRTATGEGIFTALQAIATVGAVIGGGDEPPPARIVLMSDGKETVPSNPDNPKGAYTAARTAKDQGVPISTVSFGTPYGYVEINDQRQPVPVDDEMLKKIADLSGGEAFTASSLEQLKEVFSSLQQQIGYETIKGDASVGWLRLGALVLALAALAALLINRRLPG; encoded by the coding sequence ATGACTTTGCCGTTGCTCGGACCGATGAGCCTGTCGGGCTTCGAACACAAGTGGTTCTTCCTGTTCCTGCTGGCGGTGGCGGGGCTGGTCGCCCTCTACATCGTGGTTCAGCGGGCCCGGCAGAAGCGGATCCTGCGTTTCGCCAACATGGAACTGCTGGAGACGGTCGCCCCCCAACAGCCCACCCGGTGGCGGCACCTGCCGGCGATCCTGTTGGTCTCCGCACTGGTGCTGTTGACGGTGGCGATGGCCGGCCCCACCCACGATGTGCGGATCCCGCGCAACCGGGCCGTGGTGATGCTCGTCATCGACGTCTCGCAGTCCATGCGGGCCACCGATGTCGCGCCCAGCCGGCTGGTCGCCGCCCAAGAGGCCGCCAAACAGTTCGCCGATCAGCTCACCCCGGGTATCAACCTCGGACTGATCGCCTACGCCGGCACCGCCACCGTGCTGGTCTCACCGACCACCAACCGCGAGGCCACCAAGAACGGCATCGACAAGCTGCAGTTGGCCGATCGCACCGCCACCGGTGAGGGCATCTTCACCGCGCTGCAGGCGATCGCCACCGTCGGCGCGGTGATCGGCGGCGGTGACGAACCGCCGCCGGCGCGGATCGTGCTGATGTCCGACGGTAAGGAAACCGTGCCGTCAAACCCGGACAACCCGAAGGGCGCCTACACCGCCGCGCGCACCGCCAAGGATCAGGGCGTGCCGATCTCGACGGTGTCCTTCGGCACCCCGTACGGCTACGTGGAGATCAACGATCAGCGCCAGCCGGTGCCCGTCGACGACGAGATGCTCAAGAAGATCGCCGATCTGTCCGGCGGCGAGGCCTTCACCGCGTCCAGCCTGGAGCAACTCAAGGAGGTCTTCAGCTCGCTGCAGCAGCAGATCGGCTACGAGACCATCAAGGGTGACGCCAGCGTCGGCTGGTTGCGGCTCGGCGCGCTGGTGCTGGCCCTGGCCGCGCTGGCGGCGCTGCTGATCAACCGTCGTCTGCCGGGCTAG
- a CDS encoding ferrochelatase, with translation MPFLENVTRGRGIPPERLVAVAEHYQHFGGVSPINGINRALIRQIETVLADQGRDLPVYFGNRNWEPYVEDTVAAMRDNGVRRAAVFATSAWGGYSGCAQYQEDITRARQAVGESAPELVKLRQYFDHPLFVEMFADAVNDAAATLPQDLRAGARLVFTAHSIPLRAASRCGTDLYQRQVGHAARLVAAAAGYPDFDLVWQSRSGPPQVPWLEPDVGDHLDALIGQGVRAVIACPIGFVADHIEVVWDLDNELAEQAEAAGVALARASTPNAQRRFAELVIGLVDELRLGDAPARVPGAQPVPNQGCSVNGAFCTPACEPLSAARPST, from the coding sequence ATGCCGTTCCTGGAGAACGTCACCCGGGGCCGCGGGATCCCGCCCGAGCGACTCGTTGCGGTGGCCGAGCACTATCAGCACTTCGGTGGTGTCTCACCCATCAACGGGATCAACCGCGCACTGATACGGCAGATCGAGACGGTACTGGCCGATCAGGGGCGCGACCTGCCGGTGTACTTCGGCAATCGCAACTGGGAGCCCTACGTCGAGGACACCGTTGCGGCCATGCGCGACAACGGCGTTCGGCGCGCTGCGGTGTTCGCCACCTCGGCGTGGGGCGGATACTCCGGATGCGCGCAGTATCAGGAGGACATCACCCGGGCGCGTCAGGCGGTCGGGGAGTCCGCGCCCGAGCTGGTGAAACTGCGCCAGTATTTCGACCACCCGCTGTTCGTCGAGATGTTCGCCGACGCCGTCAACGATGCCGCCGCGACACTTCCGCAGGACCTGCGCGCCGGGGCCCGGCTGGTGTTCACCGCGCACTCGATACCGCTGCGCGCCGCATCGCGGTGCGGCACCGACCTCTACCAACGTCAGGTCGGTCATGCCGCACGCCTGGTCGCCGCGGCGGCCGGCTACCCGGATTTCGACCTGGTCTGGCAGTCCCGGTCCGGGCCGCCGCAGGTGCCCTGGCTGGAACCCGATGTCGGCGATCACCTCGATGCCCTCATCGGGCAGGGCGTCCGTGCCGTCATCGCCTGCCCGATCGGCTTCGTCGCCGACCACATCGAGGTGGTGTGGGATCTCGACAACGAACTCGCCGAACAGGCCGAGGCGGCCGGGGTCGCGTTGGCCCGAGCCAGCACCCCGAACGCGCAGCGCCGCTTCGCCGAACTCGTCATCGGACTTGTCGACGAGCTGCGCCTCGGTGACGCACCTGCCAGAGTTCCCGGCGCGCAACCGGTTCCGAATCAGGGGTGCAGTGTCAACGGCGCGTTCTGCACCCCGGCCTGCGAACCGCTCAGCGCTGCCAGGCCGAGTACATGA
- the fabG1 gene encoding 3-oxoacyl-ACP reductase FabG1, whose product MSDTAATESAAAAPVGRPPFVSRSVLVTGGNRGIGLAIAQRLAADGHKVAVTHRGSGAPEGLFGVQCDVTDNDAVDRAFKEVEEHQGPVEVLVSNAGISKDAFLMRMTEERFEEVINANLTGAFRVAQRASRSMQRKRFGRIIFIGSVSGMWGIGNQANYAAAKAGLIGMARSISRELSKAGVTANVVAPGYIDTEMTRALDERIQEGALEFIPAKRVGTAAEVAGAVSFLASEDASYIAGAVIPVDGGMGMGH is encoded by the coding sequence ATGAGTGATACCGCCGCCACGGAGAGTGCCGCCGCGGCACCCGTGGGCCGCCCGCCCTTCGTGTCCCGTTCGGTGCTGGTCACCGGTGGAAACCGGGGGATCGGCCTGGCCATCGCGCAGCGCCTGGCCGCCGACGGTCACAAGGTCGCGGTGACCCACCGCGGCTCCGGCGCCCCCGAGGGACTGTTCGGCGTGCAGTGTGACGTCACCGACAACGACGCCGTGGACCGGGCCTTCAAAGAGGTCGAGGAACACCAGGGCCCGGTCGAGGTGCTGGTGTCCAACGCCGGCATCTCCAAGGACGCGTTCCTGATGCGGATGACCGAGGAACGGTTCGAAGAGGTCATCAACGCCAACCTCACCGGTGCCTTCCGGGTGGCTCAGCGCGCCTCGCGCAGCATGCAGCGCAAGCGTTTCGGCCGCATCATCTTCATCGGCTCGGTCTCGGGTATGTGGGGCATCGGGAACCAGGCCAACTACGCGGCCGCCAAGGCCGGTCTGATCGGGATGGCACGGTCGATCTCGCGTGAGCTGTCCAAGGCCGGCGTCACCGCCAACGTCGTCGCCCCCGGCTATATCGACACCGAGATGACCCGCGCACTCGACGAGCGCATCCAGGAGGGTGCGCTGGAGTTCATCCCCGCCAAGCGGGTCGGCACCGCCGCCGAAGTGGCCGGGGCGGTCAGCTTCCTGGCTTCCGAAGATGCAAGCTACATCGCCGGCGCGGTCATCCCCGTCGACGGCGGCATGGGCATGGGCCACTAG
- a CDS encoding aldo/keto reductase gives MTLDSYLTLGRSGLRVSPFSLGAMTFGEDAGGAGCSVAESEAILDDYLDRGGNFVDTANFYTNGHSETILGDYFHARPQRRDRVVLATKFFTNMVPGDPNGGGAGRRSILTQLEQSLRRLRTDHIDLYWLHNWDRHTPIEETMRTLDDLVRAGKIRYIGFSNIPAWVTAQAQTMAMLRSWTPLIALQLEYSLLARDVEGEQVPLAIDQDLALVTWSPLRNGFLSGKYRRGGAVGDSARAAYVGAPSEAEYDVIDTVTAVAEELGSTAAAVALAWLRSRPGTVVPIVGARRRAHLESNLAGLDVQLSADQLRRLDEVSRFAMTHHPAIEDTLRMSLQFAGTTIDGTGTGEYPPLQAGTARY, from the coding sequence ATGACCCTCGACAGCTATCTCACCCTGGGCCGATCCGGCTTGCGAGTGAGCCCATTCTCACTGGGCGCCATGACTTTCGGTGAGGACGCCGGCGGCGCCGGCTGCAGCGTCGCCGAATCCGAAGCCATCCTGGACGACTACCTCGACCGCGGCGGGAATTTCGTCGACACCGCCAACTTCTACACCAACGGGCATTCCGAGACGATCCTCGGGGACTACTTCCATGCCCGGCCGCAGAGGCGGGATCGTGTGGTCCTGGCCACCAAGTTCTTCACCAATATGGTGCCCGGCGATCCCAACGGCGGCGGCGCCGGTCGGCGATCAATCCTCACCCAGCTGGAGCAGAGTCTGCGCCGGCTGCGCACCGACCACATCGACCTGTACTGGCTGCACAACTGGGATCGGCACACACCGATCGAGGAGACCATGCGCACCCTCGACGACCTGGTCCGGGCCGGCAAGATCCGCTATATCGGCTTCTCCAACATCCCGGCCTGGGTCACCGCGCAGGCCCAGACCATGGCGATGCTGCGCTCCTGGACGCCGCTGATCGCCCTGCAACTCGAATACTCGCTGCTGGCTCGCGATGTCGAGGGTGAGCAGGTGCCGCTGGCGATCGACCAGGACCTCGCCCTGGTGACCTGGAGTCCACTGCGCAACGGCTTCCTGTCCGGCAAGTACCGGCGCGGCGGGGCCGTCGGCGACTCCGCGCGGGCCGCCTACGTCGGAGCTCCGAGCGAGGCCGAATACGACGTCATCGATACCGTTACCGCGGTCGCCGAGGAACTCGGCAGCACGGCCGCGGCGGTCGCGCTGGCCTGGCTGCGGTCGCGGCCGGGCACGGTGGTGCCGATCGTGGGCGCCCGGCGGCGCGCCCACCTGGAGAGCAACCTGGCTGGCCTGGACGTCCAGCTGAGCGCCGACCAGCTGCGCCGGCTCGACGAGGTGTCCCGGTTCGCGATGACCCACCACCCGGCAATCGAGGACACGCTGCGGATGTCGCTGCAGTTCGCCGGCACCACGATCGACGGGACGGGCACCGGCGAGTACCCACCGTTGCAGGCCGGGACGGCGCGGTACTAG
- a CDS encoding DUF58 domain-containing protein — MTATGGPAVDLPSLKRGEIRDPALTAALRKLELTVRRKLDGVLHGDHLGLIPGPGSEPGESRMYQPGDDVRRMDWSVTARTTHPHVRQMIADRELETWLVVDVSASLDFGTAGCEKRDLAVAAAAAITFLNSGGGNRIGALISNGDTLRRVPALSGRLHEQELLRAIATTPQAPPGVRGDLAATIDALRRPERRRGMAVIISDFLGPIDWMRPLRAIAGRHEVLGIEIIDPRDVELPDIGDVILQDTETGVTREFTIDEKLRDDFARASAAHRAEVARTLRRCGAPLLTLRTDRDWIADVVRFVANRRRGALAGGR; from the coding sequence CTGACCGCGGCGCTGCGCAAACTGGAGCTGACGGTGCGCCGCAAGCTCGACGGGGTGCTGCACGGCGACCATCTCGGCCTGATCCCCGGTCCCGGGTCGGAGCCGGGGGAGTCGCGGATGTACCAACCCGGCGACGATGTCCGGCGGATGGACTGGTCGGTGACCGCGCGCACCACCCATCCGCATGTCCGGCAGATGATCGCCGACCGGGAGCTGGAGACCTGGTTGGTGGTCGACGTGTCGGCCAGCCTGGATTTCGGCACCGCAGGATGCGAGAAGCGCGATCTGGCGGTGGCCGCGGCCGCGGCCATCACCTTCCTCAACAGCGGCGGCGGCAATCGGATCGGTGCGCTGATCTCCAACGGTGACACGCTGCGCCGGGTGCCCGCGCTGTCCGGGCGGCTGCACGAACAGGAACTCCTGCGCGCCATCGCCACCACCCCCCAGGCGCCGCCCGGGGTGCGCGGGGACCTGGCCGCCACCATCGACGCGTTGCGGCGGCCCGAGCGCCGTCGGGGCATGGCCGTCATCATCAGCGACTTCCTCGGTCCGATCGATTGGATGCGGCCGCTGCGTGCCATCGCCGGGCGGCACGAGGTGCTCGGTATCGAGATCATCGATCCGCGCGATGTCGAACTGCCCGATATCGGCGATGTGATCCTGCAGGACACCGAGACCGGGGTCACCCGCGAGTTCACCATCGACGAGAAGTTGCGTGACGATTTCGCCCGCGCCTCCGCGGCGCACCGCGCCGAGGTGGCCCGCACCCTGCGACGTTGCGGCGCGCCACTGCTGACCCTGCGCACCGACCGGGACTGGATCGCCGATGTGGTCCGCTTCGTGGCGAACCGCCGCCGCGGTGCCCTGGCCGGCGGCCGATGA